In Thermoanaerobaculia bacterium, one genomic interval encodes:
- a CDS encoding YdeI/OmpD-associated family protein, whose protein sequence is MASKDPRVDAYIARSAEFARPILVRLRSLVHRACPAAEETIKWGMPFFLSDGAILCHMAAFKGHCAFGLWKAARVLGGRSKGQEAMGQFGRIGSLADLPSDDEIVVLLRKAAAVDRKTISAAARPARRKEAPAMPADFRSALKKNARARASFEAFSPAKRRDYIEWLNEAKRDETRRRRLETAIGWIEQGKSRNWKYETG, encoded by the coding sequence ATGGCATCGAAGGACCCCCGCGTGGACGCCTACATCGCTCGATCGGCGGAATTCGCCCGTCCGATCCTGGTCCGCCTTCGCTCTCTCGTCCATCGCGCCTGCCCGGCCGCCGAAGAGACGATCAAGTGGGGAATGCCGTTCTTCCTCTCCGACGGCGCGATCCTCTGTCACATGGCCGCCTTCAAGGGCCACTGCGCGTTCGGGCTCTGGAAAGCCGCGCGCGTGCTCGGCGGACGCTCGAAAGGGCAGGAAGCCATGGGGCAGTTCGGCCGCATCGGGTCGCTCGCCGATCTTCCGTCCGACGACGAGATCGTCGTGCTGCTCCGGAAGGCGGCGGCCGTCGATCGGAAGACGATATCCGCCGCCGCGCGCCCGGCGCGCCGGAAGGAGGCGCCGGCGATGCCGGCGGACTTCCGCAGCGCGCTGAAGAAGAACGCGCGGGCGCGCGCCTCGTTCGAAGCGTTCAGTCCTGCGAAGAGGCGGGATTACATCGAGTGGCTGAACGAAGCGAAGAGGGACGAGACGCGGCGCCGCCGACTCGAGACGGCGATCGGCTGGATCGAGCAGGGCAAGTCACGGAACTGGAAATACGAGACCGGCTGA
- a CDS encoding DUF6496 domain-containing protein translates to MPEKKTLERARRDEREGKAPSTQAGEFVREEMEHVREGRHGARSTKQAIAIGLSKARRSGVDLPPPKKGKASERTRRRAARDERKGKSPSRKASVRRSRAVSRALRREGRGAASKKALSRQAKSAARGRSAASRSRTAKKAAATRKRK, encoded by the coding sequence ATGCCCGAGAAGAAGACGCTCGAAAGGGCGCGACGGGACGAGAGAGAAGGAAAGGCGCCGAGCACGCAGGCGGGGGAATTCGTGCGCGAGGAAATGGAGCACGTCCGCGAGGGCCGGCACGGCGCGCGGTCGACGAAGCAGGCGATCGCGATCGGGCTCTCGAAGGCCCGGCGTTCCGGAGTCGATCTCCCCCCGCCGAAGAAGGGAAAGGCCTCGGAGCGGACCCGCCGCCGGGCCGCCCGCGACGAGCGGAAGGGGAAATCGCCCTCCCGCAAGGCGTCGGTCCGCCGCTCCCGGGCCGTCTCCCGCGCATTGCGCCGCGAGGGGCGAGGAGCGGCGTCGAAGAAGGCGCTCTCCCGGCAGGCGAAGAGTGCGGCGCGGGGCCGTTCCGCCGCGTCGCGTTCGCGCACCGCGAAGAAAGCCGCGGCGACCCGCAAGCGAAAATAG